The following DNA comes from Terriglobia bacterium.
TACGATTTCCGTTGTGTCGAAATTTCTCGCCGGGCGAATGTGCCGTCAGGTTCACCAACGAGGAACAGGTATGAGAGGTCCTTTTCTCAAATGTTCCGGATAATAGGTTATAGGGCTAAGTGATTGCCGGAGCCAAGCGCATTTTATCACTTCTAATCTACATGAATCGATTGTCCGCACCGTCAAATAAGGGGCTAGAGCATGGTCTCGTCAAGTCGGCTGGCTAGCTGATCGCTGCATTTCGTGCCAACTTCCGGATGAGAGCGGTCTATGCAGGGCGTATGGGCCAATCCGCAGGAATGAGTTTCTCGGCTTCCAAGTACCGATTGCCCACCGCGCGGATGAATCTCTTGTCGTCCGCGAAATACGCATGCTCGAGGACGATCACCTGGAAATCCTGTTGCACCCTCACCTCGTCAAATAGGAAATCGAAATACCGTCGAAGTTCAACACGCTCGGCATCGGAGCGGGTTGTCACGACGCCGGGCATCTTGTCCGGCGGGTAGAACG
Coding sequences within:
- a CDS encoding DUF3732 domain-containing protein, which encodes FYPPDKMPGVVTTRSDAERVELRRYFDFLFDEVRVQQDFQVIVLEHAYFADDKRFIRAVGNRYLEAEKLIPADWPIRPA